One part of the Candidatus Saccharimonadales bacterium genome encodes these proteins:
- the pilM gene encoding type IV pilus assembly protein PilM, producing MNIFNAVGDFFALDIGATSLRVVQLKRAGHSWSLVRYGLAPIDVKLAMSDATEDQRKVGDAIIALVTQVGLTTNNVVAGIPSNKMFATVVDLPHLSKAELASTIKYQEDQYIPIPIGEAKVDWAVLGTSPRDPQKDEVLLAGVTNKFSEQRLDMLESLGLNVVAIEPDALALSRALIPLGNNDPMIILDLGDYATDLVVVVGGAPRLIRSIPVGSKSFIKAAVQTLSIDENQAQQFIYKFGLHQDKLEGQIYRALESTVDQLYAEFEKSVKFYQTRYPSSPLKNAILSGAAAVIPGFGDHITHKSGMPVVIGNAWQNVSYPGNMHEDLMKLASTFSVAVGLAERNHG from the coding sequence ATGAATATATTTAACGCGGTGGGCGACTTCTTTGCGCTTGACATTGGCGCAACTTCACTCCGGGTGGTGCAACTAAAGAGAGCAGGACACTCGTGGTCGCTTGTCCGCTACGGTCTAGCGCCGATTGATGTCAAACTTGCTATGAGCGATGCCACTGAAGACCAGCGCAAGGTAGGTGACGCGATTATTGCACTTGTTACGCAGGTTGGTCTGACTACAAACAATGTGGTGGCAGGCATACCTTCTAACAAGATGTTCGCAACGGTTGTTGATTTACCACATCTATCAAAGGCCGAACTTGCTAGTACAATTAAGTACCAAGAAGATCAATATATCCCCATACCTATTGGCGAAGCCAAAGTCGATTGGGCGGTACTCGGTACCTCTCCGCGCGATCCGCAAAAAGACGAGGTCTTACTTGCGGGTGTCACCAATAAGTTCAGCGAACAGCGTCTTGATATGCTCGAAAGCCTCGGACTTAACGTTGTCGCCATCGAGCCGGACGCCTTAGCTCTCTCTCGTGCGCTGATCCCGCTTGGCAATAACGATCCAATGATCATTCTCGATCTTGGTGACTATGCAACCGATCTGGTAGTAGTTGTCGGTGGCGCACCGCGGCTGATTCGTTCAATCCCAGTCGGCAGTAAGTCGTTTATAAAGGCAGCCGTTCAGACTCTCAGTATCGATGAGAATCAGGCGCAACAGTTTATCTACAAGTTTGGTCTACATCAGGACAAGCTTGAAGGACAGATTTACCGCGCACTTGAATCTACTGTCGACCAGCTTTATGCCGAGTTTGAGAAGTCGGTCAAGTTCTACCAGACACGTTACCCCAGCAGCCCGCTTAAGAACGCTATTCTATCTGGTGCGGCCGCCGTTATCCCAGGGTTCGGTGATCACATTACGCATAAGTCTGGTATGCCAGTGGTAATTGGGAACGCCTGGCAGAATGTGAGCTATCCGGGCAATATGCATGAAGATCTTATGAAGCTGGCAAGTACTTTCTCGGTAGCGGTCGGTTTAGCGGAGAGAAATCATGGTTGA
- a CDS encoding PilN domain-containing protein: MVELNLLPDVKREYIETQHLKRNIIALSILAILISIAVVVLMAFYVNVVQSIAQTNVKNDITKSTTQLHAIPQLSKILTVQDALSTLPTLKSQQVINSRLFAYLTDLVPTTVALNKLDIEQSATSIEFDGVSQDYTSLNVFADDLKDAQLTYGPSNNRQTIQPFSKVVITSADQSNNTTTPGVSFQITMNFNSVIFAQTTTSPTINIPNINPNQQFAQSGQIFGGNGQ, encoded by the coding sequence ATGGTTGAGCTGAACTTACTGCCAGACGTAAAACGAGAGTATATTGAGACGCAACATCTCAAGCGCAACATAATAGCTCTCTCGATTCTTGCCATCCTTATCTCTATTGCTGTCGTAGTTCTCATGGCTTTCTATGTCAACGTTGTTCAGTCGATTGCTCAAACGAATGTTAAAAACGACATCACGAAGAGCACGACTCAGCTGCACGCTATTCCGCAGCTTTCTAAAATTCTCACTGTGCAAGATGCACTTAGTACGCTGCCAACACTCAAGAGCCAGCAAGTAATCAATTCACGTCTATTCGCTTATCTAACTGATCTCGTCCCTACAACCGTAGCTTTGAATAAGCTCGATATCGAACAGTCGGCCACTTCTATTGAATTTGACGGTGTCTCCCAGGACTACACATCACTAAATGTCTTTGCCGATGACTTAAAAGATGCACAGTTGACCTATGGCCCTTCAAACAATCGCCAAACTATCCAGCCGTTTAGCAAGGTTGTCATAACGAGTGCAGACCAGTCAAACAATACGACGACTCCCGGAGTTAGCTTCCAGATAACGATGAACTTTAACTCGGTCATCTTCGCCCAAACAACTACTAGCCCGACGATAAATATTCCGAATATTAATCCGAACCAACAATTTGCCCAATCGGGTCAGATCTTTGGGGGTAATGGTCAATGA
- the pilO gene encoding type 4a pilus biogenesis protein PilO produces the protein MKQPVTGKALNLGKRQKIEKANNAILVIVAVAAVFVSMALVTCNFLWKQIQHNDRVYKKEKSVSNLLKENVTSAQNLSAQYQLINSSSSVANAQTILDALPPTYDNPDLLASIQTVVEQSGLSLVSLTSTDLNGQVSDMSATPAPVQIPFSLQVSGTYQQVNTLVTNLENTIRPMDVEAIVLSGTDSSMTATLTVNTYYQPVKSLNVSTQEVK, from the coding sequence ATGAAACAACCAGTCACAGGCAAAGCTCTAAATTTGGGAAAGAGGCAGAAGATTGAGAAAGCCAACAATGCTATCTTGGTGATTGTTGCCGTAGCTGCGGTTTTTGTCTCCATGGCCCTTGTAACATGCAACTTCCTCTGGAAACAGATACAGCATAACGATCGTGTCTACAAGAAAGAGAAGAGTGTCAGTAATCTCCTTAAGGAAAACGTTACAAGCGCTCAGAACTTATCTGCTCAATACCAACTGATTAACTCATCAAGTAGTGTCGCAAACGCCCAGACGATACTTGATGCTCTTCCGCCTACCTATGACAACCCTGATCTACTAGCTTCAATCCAGACAGTTGTTGAGCAGAGTGGGCTAAGTCTTGTCTCTTTGACGTCAACCGACCTCAATGGCCAAGTCTCAGACATGTCTGCTACTCCTGCACCTGTTCAGATTCCATTCTCGCTTCAGGTCTCGGGGACATACCAGCAGGTCAATACGCTCGTCACTAACTTGGAAAACACTATCCGGCCTATGGACGTCGAGGCGATAGTGCTCTCGGGCACCGATAGTAGTATGACTGCGACACTCACCGTCAACACCTATTACCAACCAGTAAAGTCACTCAACGTGTCAACGCAGGAGGTTAAATAG